One window of the Cryptomeria japonica chromosome 7, Sugi_1.0, whole genome shotgun sequence genome contains the following:
- the LOC131033400 gene encoding small ribosomal subunit protein uS9: MAAVESVQCFGRKKTAVAVTHCKRGRGLIKINGCPIELVEPEILRYKAFEPILLLGRQRFSGVDMRIRVKGGGHTSQIYAIRQSVAKALVAFYQKYVDEQAKKEIKDILGRYDRTLLVADPRRCEPKKFGGRGARARFQKSYR; the protein is encoded by the coding sequence ATGGCCGCAGTGGAGTCAGTGCAGTGCTTTGGCCGGAAGAAGACGGCGGTGGCAGTGACACACTGCAAGCGCGGGCGAGGATTGATAAAGATTAATGGGTGCCCGATTGAGTTGGTGGAGCCAGAGATCCTGCGCTATAAGGCCTTCGAGCCCATTCTGCTTCTGGGCCGCCAACGCTTCAGCGGTGTCGACATGCGCATCCGAGTGAAGGGCGGTGGCCACACATCGCAGATCTACGCAATCAGGCAAAGCGTGGCGAAGGCCCTTGTTGCTTTCTATCAGAAGTATGTGGACGAACAGGCCAAGAAGGAGATTAAGGACATCCTCGGCCGCTACGATCGTACGCTGCTCGTCGCTGATCCCCGCCGCTGCGAGCCCAAGAAGTTCGGTGGTCGCGGTGCCCGTGCTCGTTTCCAGAAGTCTTACCGTTAA